The Alphaproteobacteria bacterium genome contains a region encoding:
- a CDS encoding dihydrofolate reductase family protein — translation MRPHIICHMTTSIDGRLHPSRFTVPAEGIARETLRGHYAKVYESFAADGWIVGRRTMSEMAKGSERPIASAPKVPRKPHLANRNGRKLAIGIDPSGRAHYGKDNVQGDHVVAVLGEQVSDAYLAELREDGVSYIFAGRTGDDLAGAVEQLASLFGVKTLLLEGGAKINGAFFKHKLIDEFSMLIYAAIDGVAGTQTIMEYEGPDGDRPGAGQSLRLTHCEALDGGMVWLRHAVERAPISAS, via the coding sequence ATGCGCCCGCACATCATCTGCCACATGACCACGTCCATCGATGGCCGGCTGCATCCAAGCCGTTTCACCGTGCCGGCGGAAGGGATCGCGCGTGAGACGCTGCGTGGCCATTATGCGAAGGTCTACGAGTCCTTCGCCGCCGACGGATGGATCGTTGGGCGCCGGACCATGAGTGAAATGGCGAAGGGCTCCGAGCGCCCCATCGCGAGCGCGCCGAAGGTCCCGCGCAAGCCGCATCTTGCCAACCGCAACGGCCGCAAGCTCGCCATCGGGATCGATCCGTCCGGCCGCGCGCACTACGGCAAGGACAACGTGCAGGGCGACCATGTCGTCGCCGTGCTCGGTGAGCAGGTTTCGGATGCGTATCTCGCGGAGCTGCGCGAGGATGGGGTGTCCTACATCTTCGCGGGCCGGACGGGCGACGATCTCGCCGGCGCGGTGGAGCAACTCGCGTCGCTGTTCGGCGTGAAGACGCTGCTCCTCGAAGGAGGCGCCAAGATCAACGGCGCGTTCTTCAAGCACAAGCTCATCGACGAGTTCAGCATGCTGATCTACGCGGCGATCGACGGTGTCGCGGGGACGCAGACCATCATGGAATACGAGGGCCCGGACGGCGATCGTCCCGGCGCCGGGCAGTCGCTCCGGCTGACGCACTGCGAAGCGCTCGACGGCGGGATGGTCTGGCTGCGCCATGCGGTCGAGCGCGCGCCCATTTCAGCCTCCTGA
- a CDS encoding thiamine pyrophosphate-binding protein codes for MNAPASNSARKMNGGQALAEMLKASGVGPMFGMGGFQLLPFYEAMRALGLRHFLINDERCGAFASDAYARVTNRPGVCDATLGPGATNLVTAMVESLNAGIPQVAIIGDANRDHAWKNMTQEARQTEILKPAVKELIRVEATKRIPELTRRAFAVATSGRPGPVVLDVPEDVCHGEHDFDAADFWVDETTLKAQSRRTRPDPHELERAAAIIAKAERPLLLVGGGIHISEAYDALLALAEGFGIPVAHTMSGKGAIPCTHPLSAGLFGRYSRIANDLVAAADALIVVACKLGEIPTRRFQLIPSGKPVIHVDILAEEIGRTTRTDVALVADARLALQDLAAALSDGGKAKAKRAPYCAEVPAMMAKWAEGAAERLKSNEKPINVGRLMGELNTIMPDDAILVADGGFAGHWGGLLFDTKRAGRHFIADRGFASIGYGLPGSMGAQLAAGRRRVVGLTGDGGFNMTLGELETARRAGTPFTLCVFNNAASGYVKALQHSMFGAGNYQSSDLVEMDYAAIARAMGCNGIRVEDPEKLNGALREGLENTGTPTVLDIVVTRDPAKMLPGVDNRTLTVTKGDRPV; via the coding sequence ATGAACGCACCTGCCTCGAATTCTGCCCGCAAGATGAACGGCGGGCAGGCGCTCGCCGAAATGCTTAAAGCTTCCGGCGTCGGGCCGATGTTCGGCATGGGCGGTTTCCAACTCCTGCCGTTCTACGAGGCGATGCGTGCATTGGGCCTGCGCCACTTCCTGATCAACGACGAGCGCTGCGGCGCGTTCGCCTCGGATGCCTATGCGCGCGTCACCAACCGCCCCGGCGTGTGCGACGCGACGCTTGGCCCGGGCGCCACCAACCTCGTCACTGCGATGGTGGAGTCCTTGAACGCCGGTATTCCGCAGGTCGCGATCATCGGCGACGCCAACCGCGACCACGCCTGGAAGAACATGACCCAGGAGGCGCGCCAGACCGAAATCCTCAAACCCGCCGTGAAGGAGCTGATCCGAGTCGAAGCGACCAAGCGCATCCCGGAGCTGACGCGCCGCGCCTTCGCGGTGGCAACCTCAGGACGGCCCGGTCCGGTCGTGCTCGACGTGCCGGAGGACGTCTGCCATGGCGAGCATGATTTCGATGCCGCGGATTTCTGGGTCGATGAAACGACGCTGAAGGCACAGTCGCGCCGCACGCGCCCCGATCCGCATGAGCTCGAACGCGCCGCCGCGATCATCGCCAAGGCCGAGCGCCCGCTGTTGCTGGTCGGCGGCGGCATCCACATCTCGGAAGCCTACGATGCACTGCTCGCGCTCGCGGAGGGCTTCGGCATCCCGGTCGCGCATACGATGTCCGGCAAGGGCGCGATCCCCTGCACTCACCCGCTCTCGGCCGGCCTCTTCGGCCGCTACTCGCGCATCGCCAACGATCTGGTCGCGGCCGCCGATGCGCTGATCGTGGTTGCCTGCAAGCTCGGCGAAATCCCGACGCGGCGTTTTCAGTTGATCCCCTCGGGCAAGCCCGTCATCCACGTCGACATCCTCGCCGAGGAAATCGGCCGCACCACGCGCACCGATGTGGCGCTGGTCGCCGACGCAAGGCTCGCACTGCAGGATCTTGCGGCGGCGCTCTCCGACGGCGGCAAGGCAAAGGCGAAGCGTGCGCCGTATTGCGCTGAAGTCCCCGCCATGATGGCGAAGTGGGCCGAAGGCGCGGCGGAACGGCTCAAGTCGAACGAAAAGCCGATCAATGTCGGCCGCCTGATGGGCGAGTTGAACACGATCATGCCGGACGACGCGATCCTGGTGGCGGACGGCGGCTTCGCGGGCCACTGGGGCGGGCTCCTGTTCGACACCAAGCGCGCCGGCCGCCACTTCATCGCCGACCGCGGCTTTGCGTCGATCGGCTACGGCCTGCCCGGCTCGATGGGCGCGCAGCTCGCGGCGGGAAGGCGCCGCGTCGTTGGGCTGACCGGCGATGGCGGCTTCAACATGACGCTCGGCGAACTGGAAACCGCGCGCCGCGCCGGTACGCCGTTTACGCTCTGCGTGTTCAACAACGCGGCCTCGGGTTACGTGAAGGCGCTGCAGCACTCGATGTTCGGCGCGGGCAACTACCAGAGTTCCGACCTGGTCGAGATGGACTACGCGGCGATCGCGCGCGCGATGGGCTGCAACGGCATCCGGGTCGAGGATCCGGAGAAGCTGAACGGCGCGCTACGCGAGGGCTTGGAGAACACCGGTACACCGACGGTTCTCGACATCGTGGTGACGCGCGACCCGGCGAAAATGCTGCCCGGCGTCGACAACCGCACACTTACGGTGACGAAGGGGGACCGGCCGGTGTAA
- a CDS encoding TRAP transporter large permease subunit, with the protein MEIAQTGEALPASPFAVTAARLESWLGRIVEVPVALLTAVEVLILFAGVVSRYVFHRPFTWSDELASILFLWLAMLGAVVAFRRSEHMRMSTLVARASPRWRAFFEAFATAVAVAFLLLILHPSIEYAADEAAIVTPAMEIPNIWRAAALPVGCALMLVFALLRLVRVGGLGQIALALLVIAAVGAGLWFLKPAFAAMGNYKLIVFFVLLVGAGVLAGAPIAFVFALATFAFLAINTRTPLTVVVSRMDEGMSHIILLSVPLFVFLGLLIEATGMARAMVDFLASLLGHVRGGLSYVLLGAMYLVSGISGSKAADMAAVAPVLFPEMKRRGAKPGDLVALLSSSGAMSETIPPSLVLITIGSVTGVSIAALFNGGLLPALVLALSLCVIVWWRYRDDDLTGVRRATWGEAGRTFIVALPGLALPFLIRAAVVEGVATATEVSTIGIFYTIVVCLIFNRSFPMHRLMPMLIDTASLCGAILLIIGAATAMAWALTQSGFSRDLAAAMTGLPGGKFSFMIVSIIAFVVLGSVLEGIPAIVLFGPLLFPIARQVGIHEVHYSMVVILAMGIGLFAPPFGVGYYAACAIGRVDPDEGMRPIWPYLFALLIGLLVVAAVPWISIGFL; encoded by the coding sequence ATGGAGATCGCGCAAACAGGGGAAGCGCTGCCGGCTTCCCCATTTGCCGTGACCGCGGCGCGGCTCGAGAGCTGGCTTGGCCGCATCGTCGAAGTGCCGGTCGCGCTGCTCACCGCCGTCGAAGTGCTGATCCTGTTTGCCGGCGTTGTGTCGCGTTATGTCTTCCACCGGCCGTTCACATGGTCGGATGAACTCGCCTCGATCCTGTTTCTCTGGCTCGCGATGCTGGGCGCGGTAGTGGCGTTCCGCCGCAGCGAGCACATGCGCATGTCCACGCTGGTCGCGCGCGCATCGCCGCGCTGGCGCGCGTTCTTCGAAGCATTCGCAACCGCCGTTGCGGTCGCATTCCTGCTGCTGATCCTGCACCCCTCGATCGAATATGCGGCGGACGAGGCTGCGATCGTGACGCCGGCGATGGAGATACCAAACATCTGGCGCGCGGCGGCGCTCCCGGTCGGCTGTGCGCTGATGCTGGTGTTTGCCTTGCTGCGGCTCGTACGCGTAGGGGGGCTCGGGCAGATCGCGCTCGCGCTTCTCGTCATCGCGGCGGTCGGCGCCGGGCTCTGGTTCCTGAAGCCCGCATTTGCCGCGATGGGCAATTACAAGCTTATTGTCTTCTTCGTGCTGCTGGTCGGGGCTGGCGTGCTGGCGGGCGCGCCGATCGCGTTCGTATTCGCACTTGCGACGTTTGCATTCCTCGCCATCAACACCCGCACGCCGCTCACCGTCGTGGTGAGCCGCATGGACGAGGGGATGAGCCACATCATCCTGCTCTCGGTGCCGCTGTTCGTGTTCCTCGGCCTGCTGATCGAGGCGACCGGGATGGCGCGCGCGATGGTGGATTTTCTCGCGAGCCTGCTCGGGCACGTGCGTGGCGGGCTTTCCTATGTGCTGCTCGGCGCGATGTATCTGGTCTCCGGCATTTCGGGCTCGAAGGCTGCCGACATGGCGGCGGTCGCGCCGGTGCTGTTCCCCGAGATGAAGCGGCGCGGCGCTAAGCCCGGCGATCTCGTTGCGCTGCTCTCATCGTCGGGCGCGATGTCCGAGACCATCCCGCCGAGCCTCGTGCTCATCACCATCGGCTCGGTGACCGGCGTATCGATTGCGGCGCTGTTCAACGGTGGCCTCTTGCCCGCGCTGGTGCTCGCGCTCTCGCTGTGCGTGATCGTGTGGTGGCGCTATCGCGATGACGATCTCACGGGTGTGCGCCGCGCCACCTGGGGCGAAGCCGGGCGCACGTTCATCGTCGCGCTGCCCGGGCTTGCGCTGCCGTTCCTGATCCGCGCCGCGGTGGTCGAGGGCGTCGCGACCGCGACCGAAGTGTCCACCATCGGCATTTTCTATACGATTGTGGTGTGTCTCATTTTCAACCGCAGCTTCCCGATGCACCGGCTCATGCCGATGCTGATCGACACGGCATCGCTGTGTGGCGCGATCCTGCTCATCATCGGCGCCGCGACCGCGATGGCCTGGGCGCTGACTCAATCCGGCTTCTCGCGCGACCTTGCCGCGGCCATGACCGGGCTGCCGGGCGGCAAGTTCTCCTTCATGATCGTGTCGATCATCGCGTTCGTCGTGCTCGGCTCGGTGCTCGAGGGGATTCCGGCGATCGTGCTGTTCGGGCCGCTGTTGTTTCCGATCGCGCGCCAGGTCGGAATTCACGAAGTGCACTACTCGATGGTCGTGATCCTCGCGATGGGCATCGGGCTGTTCGCGCCGCCGTTCGGCGTCGGTTACTACGCGGCGTGCGCGATCGGGCGAGTCGACCCGGATGAGGGCATGCGGCCGATCTGGCCGTACCTTTTCGCGTTGTTGATCGGACTCTTGGTTGTCGCGGCGGTTCCGTGGATCTCGATCGGATTTCTGTGA
- a CDS encoding polyhydroxyalkanoic acid system family protein has translation MNAPLTVSVPHRLGKEEAVRRLKGGMSQMASRLGALITIEQEVWEGDTLTFQMRGFGQSASGTITVLEDTIRIDVMLPWVLAKLGERLLPALKKEATLLLEKK, from the coding sequence ATGAACGCCCCGCTCACCGTGTCCGTCCCGCACCGCCTCGGCAAAGAGGAGGCCGTACGCCGCCTCAAGGGCGGCATGTCGCAGATGGCGTCAAGGCTCGGCGCGCTGATCACGATCGAGCAGGAGGTGTGGGAAGGCGACACGCTGACCTTCCAGATGCGCGGCTTCGGGCAGAGCGCGTCCGGCACCATCACGGTGCTCGAGGATACGATTCGCATCGACGTGATGCTGCCGTGGGTCCTGGCCAAGCTCGGCGAGCGGCTGCTGCCGGCGCTGAAAAAGGAAGCGACGCTGCTGCTGGAGAAGAAGTAG
- a CDS encoding TRAP transporter substrate-binding protein has product MTLRTTRRSLLLAGTAASATVAMPWIAKGAPEFQLKYANNSPTAHPLNVRAVEAMERIKQETNGRVEIQIFPNNQLGSDTDMLSQLRSGAIEFFTLSGLILSTLVPVASINGVGFIWESYDKVWPAMDGGLGAHIRTQITKAGLHAMERQWDNGYRQMTSSTRPIKGPDDLKGFKIRVPPSPLWTSMFKAFDAAPMSINFSEVYSALQTKVAEGQENPLSIIYFAKLFEVQKYLSETNHMWDGFWFLANGKAWNALPADVRDVIAKNLDKSALDQRADIFKQNETFKADLTSKGMEFIKVEPKPFRDKLQAAGFYKEWKGKYGDEAWSVLEKFTGPIA; this is encoded by the coding sequence ATGACGCTGAGGACAACCCGCCGTTCGCTGCTGCTTGCCGGAACGGCCGCAAGTGCGACTGTTGCGATGCCGTGGATCGCGAAGGGCGCGCCCGAGTTCCAGCTCAAATACGCCAACAATTCACCGACCGCCCATCCGCTCAACGTGCGCGCCGTCGAGGCGATGGAGCGCATCAAGCAGGAGACCAACGGGCGCGTCGAAATCCAGATTTTCCCGAACAACCAGCTTGGCTCCGACACCGACATGCTGAGCCAGCTGCGTTCCGGCGCGATCGAGTTCTTCACGCTGTCCGGGCTGATCCTTTCGACCTTGGTGCCGGTCGCCTCGATCAATGGCGTCGGCTTCATCTGGGAGAGCTACGACAAGGTATGGCCCGCGATGGACGGCGGCCTCGGTGCGCACATTCGCACGCAGATCACCAAGGCCGGACTGCACGCAATGGAACGCCAGTGGGACAACGGCTATCGGCAGATGACCTCCTCGACGCGGCCGATCAAGGGACCCGACGACCTGAAGGGCTTCAAGATCCGCGTCCCGCCGAGCCCGCTGTGGACCTCGATGTTCAAGGCCTTCGACGCCGCGCCGATGTCGATCAATTTTTCCGAAGTCTATTCGGCGCTGCAGACCAAGGTGGCCGAGGGGCAGGAGAACCCGCTTTCGATCATCTACTTTGCCAAGCTGTTCGAGGTGCAGAAGTATCTCTCCGAGACCAATCACATGTGGGACGGCTTCTGGTTCCTGGCGAACGGCAAGGCCTGGAACGCGCTGCCGGCGGACGTGCGCGACGTGATCGCGAAGAACCTCGACAAGTCCGCGCTCGACCAGCGCGCCGACATCTTCAAGCAGAACGAGACCTTCAAGGCGGACCTGACCTCCAAGGGCATGGAGTTCATCAAGGTCGAGCCCAAGCCGTTCCGCGACAAGCTTCAGGCGGCCGGCTTCTACAAGGAGTGGAAGGGCAAGTACGGCGACGAGGCCTGGTCGGTGCTGGAGAAGTTCACCGGCCCGATCGCCTAA
- a CDS encoding thiamine pyrophosphate-dependent dehydrogenase E1 component subunit alpha, whose amino-acid sequence MSDPGDNLRRLTDLYRTMARIRAFEETALAAHKAGEIPGPLHVSIGQEAVAAGICLNLRRDDRLTSNHRGHGHAIAKGADPKRMMLELYGREGGYCRGKGGSMHIADFSVGMLGANGVVAGGIPIAVGAAQGLKMQGSDAIVTCMFGDGAVNRGPFLEGLNWAVLFKLPVLFVCEDNGVAAFTRAASVTAGPGVTDRAKALGVAAITIDGNSAMAVDDAASTAAAAVRRGEGPRLLHVRTYRITGHTSTDAAAWRPQEEVEEARSRDPIARLGAVLAERGVAPSELGKMIEDAHAEMAEARKGASAAAWPEPGVAFEDVQDTGAVAWSKSH is encoded by the coding sequence ATGAGCGATCCTGGCGACAATCTCCGCCGCCTGACCGACCTCTATCGGACCATGGCGCGGATCCGTGCCTTCGAGGAGACCGCGCTCGCGGCACACAAGGCGGGCGAAATCCCCGGGCCGCTGCATGTCTCGATCGGGCAGGAGGCGGTCGCGGCCGGCATCTGCCTCAATTTGCGCCGTGACGACCGTCTCACCTCCAACCACCGCGGCCACGGCCACGCCATCGCGAAGGGTGCTGATCCAAAGCGGATGATGCTGGAGCTTTACGGCCGCGAGGGTGGCTACTGCCGCGGCAAGGGTGGCTCGATGCACATCGCGGACTTTTCCGTGGGCATGCTGGGCGCGAATGGCGTTGTGGCGGGCGGCATTCCGATTGCGGTCGGCGCCGCGCAGGGCCTGAAGATGCAAGGGTCGGATGCGATCGTCACCTGCATGTTCGGAGACGGCGCGGTCAATCGCGGGCCGTTTCTCGAAGGCCTCAACTGGGCGGTGCTGTTCAAGCTGCCCGTGCTGTTCGTGTGCGAGGACAACGGCGTCGCGGCGTTTACGCGCGCCGCAAGCGTCACCGCTGGGCCAGGGGTCACTGATCGCGCCAAGGCACTCGGCGTGGCGGCGATTACCATCGACGGCAACAGCGCGATGGCGGTGGATGACGCGGCATCAACGGCAGCCGCTGCCGTGCGGCGCGGCGAGGGGCCGCGTCTTCTGCATGTGCGAACCTATCGCATCACCGGCCACACCTCGACCGATGCCGCCGCATGGCGGCCGCAGGAGGAAGTCGAGGAGGCGCGTTCGCGCGATCCGATCGCGCGGCTCGGCGCCGTATTGGCGGAGCGCGGTGTAGCGCCAAGCGAGCTCGGCAAGATGATTGAGGACGCGCACGCCGAAATGGCGGAGGCGCGCAAAGGAGCGAGCGCGGCGGCTTGGCCGGAGCCAGGCGTGGCGTTCGAGGACGTTCAGGATACGGGGGCGGTTGCGTGGTCGAAGTCACACTGA
- a CDS encoding glutaminyl-peptide cyclotransferase: protein MIRALLILLALTTAAQAADCPRPASLRFEVTGKIVRSAVGFTQGLEWRDGKLFESTGAIGDHSGLNTIAPDGTVTKLRDDGTRYFGEGLTILNDELFQLTWTEHDVFVYDLAGKLQRTMKNSREGWGLTHDGTSLIFSDGGPSFYYADPKTFAITREVKIRSDKPGEIKGLNELELVDGKLYGNVFTTLQILRIDPASGCVDGLADMGSLWRSFTDADKKQVTSSEQNVLNGIAYDKASGNFYVTGKNWRTIFVGKFVTAK, encoded by the coding sequence ATGATCCGCGCTCTTCTCATTCTGCTCGCACTGACCACCGCCGCGCAGGCCGCCGACTGCCCGCGCCCGGCCAGCCTGCGCTTCGAGGTGACGGGCAAGATCGTGCGCAGCGCGGTCGGCTTCACGCAGGGGCTCGAATGGCGCGACGGCAAGCTGTTCGAGAGCACCGGCGCGATCGGCGATCACTCCGGCCTCAACACCATCGCGCCCGATGGCACCGTCACCAAGCTGCGCGATGACGGCACACGCTACTTCGGCGAGGGCCTCACCATCCTGAATGACGAGCTGTTCCAGCTCACCTGGACCGAACACGATGTGTTCGTATACGACCTCGCCGGCAAGCTCCAACGCACCATGAAGAACTCGCGCGAGGGCTGGGGCCTCACCCACGACGGCACCAGTCTGATTTTTAGCGACGGCGGCCCGTCGTTCTATTACGCCGATCCCAAGACCTTCGCGATCACGCGCGAGGTGAAGATCAGGTCGGACAAGCCGGGCGAGATCAAGGGCCTCAACGAACTGGAGCTGGTCGATGGCAAGCTCTACGGCAACGTCTTTACGACGCTGCAGATCCTGCGCATCGATCCGGCAAGCGGCTGCGTCGACGGCTTGGCCGACATGGGCTCGCTCTGGCGTTCGTTCACCGACGCCGACAAGAAGCAGGTCACGTCGAGCGAGCAGAACGTGCTCAACGGCATCGCCTACGACAAGGCGAGCGGAAATTTCTATGTGACGGGCAAGAACTGGCGCACGATCTTCGTGGGGAAGTTCGTGACTGCGAAATAG
- a CDS encoding transketolase C-terminal domain-containing protein gives MVEVTLIEASRRAALQEMRRDERVWVLGEDVARGGLWGQYKDFLAEFGEQRVVSTPISESTIMGAGLGSALVGQRPIIEMRIFDFVMCAMDELVNQIAKIRYMFGGQAKPAVVVRMPHGMWRNSAAQHSQMLEAWFAHLPGVVVVTPATPADTAGLLVQAIRSDDPVLFFDPKDLFWVNGEISEPIEPIPFGVARKVAEGDAATVVTWSAAVPVATKGAELLATHGIKVDLFDLRTIWPWDEGAVIASVKKTGRLLVVHEAVEVAGFGAEIVARVVDQIGPANLKAAKRLAAPRIPVPFAPPLEAQVRLSPEKIVNAVKALIGA, from the coding sequence GTGGTCGAAGTCACACTGATCGAGGCTTCGCGCCGCGCGGCGTTGCAGGAGATGCGCCGCGACGAGCGCGTGTGGGTGCTCGGCGAGGATGTCGCGCGCGGCGGCCTGTGGGGCCAGTACAAGGATTTCCTCGCCGAGTTCGGCGAGCAGCGCGTCGTCTCGACGCCGATCTCGGAGTCCACCATCATGGGCGCGGGGCTCGGCTCGGCGCTGGTCGGCCAGCGGCCGATCATCGAGATGCGCATCTTCGATTTCGTGATGTGCGCGATGGACGAACTGGTGAATCAGATCGCCAAGATCCGCTACATGTTCGGCGGGCAGGCGAAGCCCGCGGTGGTGGTGCGCATGCCGCACGGCATGTGGCGCAATTCCGCCGCGCAGCATTCGCAAATGCTGGAAGCATGGTTCGCACATCTGCCGGGCGTCGTCGTCGTCACGCCCGCGACACCGGCCGACACGGCGGGACTTCTGGTGCAAGCGATACGTTCGGACGATCCGGTGCTGTTCTTCGATCCGAAGGATCTGTTCTGGGTGAACGGCGAGATCAGCGAGCCCATCGAGCCGATCCCGTTCGGGGTCGCCCGCAAGGTCGCCGAGGGCGACGCCGCGACCGTGGTGACGTGGTCGGCGGCGGTGCCGGTTGCGACAAAGGGCGCCGAGCTGCTCGCCACGCACGGCATCAAGGTCGATCTCTTCGACTTGCGCACGATCTGGCCGTGGGATGAAGGAGCGGTGATCGCATCGGTAAAGAAAACCGGCCGATTGCTCGTGGTGCACGAGGCGGTCGAGGTCGCGGGCTTCGGCGCGGAGATCGTCGCGCGTGTCGTTGACCAAATCGGACCGGCCAATCTCAAAGCCGCCAAGCGCCTCGCTGCGCCACGCATCCCGGTGCCGTTCGCGCCGCCGCTCGAAGCGCAGGTGCGGCTCTCGCCCGAAAAGATTGTGAACGCAGTCAAAGCCTTGATCGGCGCGTAG
- a CDS encoding radical SAM protein yields MRVLLVHPPLNASPEVTPPLGLCTLAAWLKRERHEVRILDLDLEIKGRADGERSYQRLLEHAVRDFAPQAVGMTSMYNNSLQAERLVKTVKSVDDSIVTIGGGSHFGALGPQSLRRLPEMDFAIEGEGERAFSDLLAALAEGRPVNETPRLHYRENGELRSNAPAPLLALSTLPPTWPELGDTIDLSRYAQTVPDTVARRTIYIEAGRGCPFTCTFCATAPFWERKYRVKTPAQIIEEMRFLHEEHAYNGFMLVHDLLTVDKKFINAFSDALMESRLPVEWMVNHRTDIDLHGLLPKMKTAGCWAMFFGIESASARLQKEFRKGLKRDDVVSTIRSLSDLGIASTCSFVIGFPTETRAELASSIAMGAELKVIGAGLAQYHRLRTWPPAPLSRAHLRSEFDLDSLRIEYPFVNIPHEDVAVIESDPEFFAGYFAPHSEAGTFEQVAQAELFFNHAVAAAPLTVAVAGRLMGERLMDSFYRMLAGRGGVTREALQAEGASLLTVWSVLRPCMRDWLAADLELEAWHNVLIRSVMDYEEQRLRFVDDAMAPLDGEAARGENWVAFLSDADVTAVFEAIQAGAELTEDLVRPTAVVLVSHGGGSYGGYTAAASRLGDLRGHPLVHTPLEATTPSQPTLQ; encoded by the coding sequence ATGAGAGTCTTGCTGGTTCATCCTCCTCTCAATGCGAGCCCGGAGGTCACCCCGCCGCTGGGTTTGTGCACCTTGGCCGCCTGGTTGAAGCGTGAGCGGCACGAGGTGCGGATTCTCGACCTTGATCTCGAGATCAAGGGGCGCGCAGACGGTGAGCGGTCCTATCAGCGCCTGCTGGAGCATGCGGTTCGCGATTTCGCACCGCAGGCTGTCGGCATGACGTCGATGTACAACAACAGCCTTCAGGCCGAGCGCCTTGTGAAGACGGTCAAGTCCGTCGACGATTCCATCGTGACCATCGGCGGCGGCTCTCACTTTGGCGCGCTTGGACCGCAATCCCTGCGCCGTCTTCCGGAGATGGACTTCGCGATCGAGGGAGAAGGCGAGCGGGCCTTTTCCGACCTGCTCGCGGCCTTGGCTGAGGGACGGCCGGTCAATGAGACCCCACGGCTTCATTATCGGGAGAACGGCGAGCTGCGCAGCAACGCGCCCGCACCGCTGCTCGCGCTATCGACCCTTCCGCCGACCTGGCCGGAACTCGGCGATACGATCGATCTCTCGCGCTACGCGCAGACGGTGCCGGACACGGTGGCGCGCAGGACGATCTACATCGAAGCCGGTCGCGGCTGCCCCTTCACGTGCACGTTCTGCGCGACCGCGCCGTTCTGGGAACGAAAATACCGGGTCAAGACCCCGGCCCAGATCATCGAAGAAATGCGATTCCTCCATGAGGAGCACGCCTACAACGGCTTCATGCTGGTCCACGATCTTCTCACCGTGGACAAGAAGTTCATCAATGCGTTCAGCGACGCCCTGATGGAATCGCGCCTTCCGGTCGAATGGATGGTCAATCACCGGACCGATATCGACCTTCACGGCTTGCTGCCGAAGATGAAAACCGCCGGATGCTGGGCGATGTTCTTCGGAATCGAATCGGCTTCGGCGCGGTTGCAGAAGGAGTTTCGCAAAGGGTTGAAACGCGACGACGTCGTTTCAACGATCCGCAGCCTGTCGGATCTGGGCATCGCCTCGACATGTTCGTTCGTCATCGGGTTTCCGACGGAAACCCGTGCCGAGCTTGCTTCGAGTATCGCGATGGGCGCCGAACTGAAGGTGATCGGCGCTGGACTGGCGCAATACCACCGTCTCCGGACGTGGCCGCCGGCGCCGCTGTCGCGTGCTCATCTACGCTCGGAGTTCGACCTGGATTCGCTGCGCATTGAATATCCATTCGTGAATATCCCGCACGAGGATGTCGCGGTGATCGAAAGCGACCCTGAGTTTTTTGCCGGCTATTTCGCGCCCCACAGCGAGGCCGGCACCTTCGAACAGGTTGCGCAAGCCGAATTGTTCTTCAATCACGCCGTGGCCGCAGCGCCGCTCACCGTGGCGGTGGCGGGACGCCTGATGGGCGAGCGGCTGATGGATTCGTTCTATCGCATGCTCGCCGGAAGGGGCGGCGTCACGCGCGAGGCGCTCCAAGCCGAGGGGGCCAGCCTGCTGACGGTCTGGTCCGTGCTGCGGCCCTGCATGCGGGATTGGCTCGCCGCGGATCTGGAGCTCGAGGCCTGGCACAACGTGTTGATACGCAGCGTCATGGACTACGAGGAGCAACGGCTCAGGTTCGTCGATGACGCAATGGCGCCGCTCGATGGCGAGGCCGCGCGCGGCGAGAACTGGGTCGCTTTCCTCTCCGATGCCGATGTCACCGCCGTGTTCGAGGCGATCCAGGCCGGAGCTGAACTCACCGAGGATCTCGTGCGGCCGACCGCGGTGGTCCTGGTGTCCCATGGCGGCGGCTCGTATGGCGGCTATACGGCGGCTGCGTCGCGGCTCGGCGACCTTCGCGGCCATCCGCTTGTGCACACGCCGCTCGAGGCGACCACCCCGTCGCAGCCAACGCTTCAATAG